GGCGGGTTCTATCATTATTTCAGCAGTGGTAGCATTAACATTAACACCAGTATTGTGTGCAATGATGTTGAAGAATAACCACGGAGAAGAAAGAAAAAAATCAATAATAGATAAATTTATTGATTGGTTTAACAAAGGATTTGAAAAGCTTACAGGAAAATATATAAAAGTGTTAAACAGAATCGTAGCACGAAGAATGTTAACCTTTGGAGTATTACTAGCTTTCTGTGCAGGAATATTTATTACCAATAAAACATTACCAGCAGGTTTTATTCCTAGTGAAGACCAAGGAATGATCTATGCTATTATTCAAACACCACCAGGTGCTACCTTAGAACGTACAAATGAAGTAGCAAGAAAACTACAACAAATTTGTGAAGAAACTGAAGGAGTAGAGTCAGTTTCATCTTTAGCAGGATATGAAATTATGACTGAAGGTAGAGGGTCCAATGCAGGTACCTGTTTAATTAACTTAAAACCATGGTCAGAACGTCATCATTCAGTTCACGAAATCATGGAAGAACTAGAAAAAGAAACCAAAGACTTAGGAGCAGTTATAGAATATTTTGAACCACCAGCAGTACCAGGTTTTGGATCTTCAGGAGGATTCTCAATGCGCTTGTTAGATAAAACAAACTCAACAGACTACCACGAGTTTGAACGTATCAATAATAAGTTCATGGAATCGTTATCAAAACGAAAAGAGCTTACAGGGTTATTTACTTTTTATTCTGCAAACTATCCGCAGTACGAATTAAAAATCGACAATAAAAAAGCGATGCAAAAAGGAGTAACCATTGGTAAAGCCATGGAAAACCTAAACATTTTAATAGGTAGTACCTATGAACAAGGTTTTATTCGTTTTGGTAGATTCTTTAAAGTATACACACAAGCAGCACCAGAATACAGAAGAATCCCCTCAGATTTAGAAAAGCTATATGTTAAAAATGAAGAAGGAGCAATGGTGCCTTATTCAGCGTTCATGAGTTTAGAAAAAAAACTAGGACCTAATGAGATAACACGATACAATTTATATAATTCTGCCGCTATTAGAGGGCTACCAGCACCAGGATACACAAGTGGAGATGCTATTAACGCAATTAAAGAGGTAGCAGCAAAAGAATTACCAAGAGGTTATGATGTAGCTTGGGAAGGACTTACTTACGATGAAGCACAAAGAGGTAATGAATCAGCTTATATTTTCATCATTGTACTAGCCTTTGTATACTTTGTGTTAGCAGCACAATACGAAAGTTTTATACTGCCATTAGCAGTGATTTTCTCGCTTCCAGTAGGAGTGTACGGGTCATTCACACTCTTAAAACTAATGGGCCTAGCGAATGACGTATATGCACAAATTGGTATTATCATGTTAGTTGGTCTCTTAGGTAAAAATGCAGTGCTAATCGTTGAATTTGCCGTGTTAAAACGAAGCCAGGGAGCTACAATTTTTGAAGCAGCTATTGAAGGAGCTAAAGAACGATTCAGACCAATTTTAATGACTTCATTTGCATTTATAGCAGGATTAATACCATTAGTTATAGCTCACGGAGCTGGGGCTATTGGTAACAGAACTATTGGTGGGTCAGCTTTAGGAGGGATGTTAATAGGAACCATTTTCGGAGTTTTAATTATACCAGGTCTCTATTACATATTTGCTAAAATGAGTGATG
The nucleotide sequence above comes from Tenacibaculum singaporense. Encoded proteins:
- a CDS encoding efflux RND transporter permease subunit; the encoded protein is MFSQFIKRPVLAIVISIIVVFTGLLSIKQLPISQFPQIAPTTVNIFIAYPGSSADVLVNSTLIPLETAINGVQGMRYIASDATSAGEGTLRVIFEPGTDPNQAVVRVKTRVDQVMPLLPELVQREGVIITPVQPSMLMYVNLFSKEKHNDEKFLYNYAYTKMIPEIQRINGIASAKILGSRKYAMRVWLKPDRMRAYNISAEEILEAMEDQSILARPGRLGRSSGIKSQSLEYVLTYQNRYNEPEQYKDIIIRANEEGEILKLKDVAEVKLGSEFFDIYSNLDGHPSASIVLKQTFGSNGSDVIASVKEKLKELKEDLPPGIDFQISYDVSNFLDASIEQVIHTLRDAFILVAIVVFLFLGDLRSTLIPIIAVPVSLIGAFFVMQLFGLSINLITLFALVLAIGIVVDDAIVVVEAVHLKMEKEHLTPYQASKAALGEIGGAILAITLVMVSVFVPISFMTGPVGVFYRQFSITMAGSIIISAVVALTLTPVLCAMMLKNNHGEERKKSIIDKFIDWFNKGFEKLTGKYIKVLNRIVARRMLTFGVLLAFCAGIFITNKTLPAGFIPSEDQGMIYAIIQTPPGATLERTNEVARKLQQICEETEGVESVSSLAGYEIMTEGRGSNAGTCLINLKPWSERHHSVHEIMEELEKETKDLGAVIEYFEPPAVPGFGSSGGFSMRLLDKTNSTDYHEFERINNKFMESLSKRKELTGLFTFYSANYPQYELKIDNKKAMQKGVTIGKAMENLNILIGSTYEQGFIRFGRFFKVYTQAAPEYRRIPSDLEKLYVKNEEGAMVPYSAFMSLEKKLGPNEITRYNLYNSAAIRGLPAPGYTSGDAINAIKEVAAKELPRGYDVAWEGLTYDEAQRGNESAYIFIIVLAFVYFVLAAQYESFILPLAVIFSLPVGVYGSFTLLKLMGLANDVYAQIGIIMLVGLLGKNAVLIVEFAVLKRSQGATIFEAAIEGAKERFRPILMTSFAFIAGLIPLVIAHGAGAIGNRTIGGSALGGMLIGTIFGVLIIPGLYYIFAKMSDGRSLIKDEANEPVSEEFIRINEVEGSKTKAKIAELKKLLKKIIKRENNEN